DNA sequence from the Thalassotalea sp. 273M-4 genome:
TGTGGACTTGATTTTCATCGCCTCCATCGGCCAACTGGCTGATGGTACTTTGGTTAATGTTAATGCCGATGATGCCGCTGTTGCTATTGCCGATTTATTGCAAGCGCAGCTGATTTTATTAACCGATGTGGCCGGGGTGAAAGACGGCGATAGCAAGGTTCTTTCTTCTCTTTCTCATCCCCAAGCTCAGGAGCTTATTGCTCAAGGTGTGATAAATGGCGGTATGGTGGCAAAAGTTCGGGCAGCCTTTCACGCTGCCAACTTACTGCGACGAAGTATCGCGGTGGCCAGCTGGAAAACGCCTGAAGATCTGCTGTTATTACAGCAAGGCAGGTTACCTGGTACCCGCATTGTTCCAGAACAAATTACATTGTAATCAGCCTGTTATTTAAGTTATGGAAACGCACTTTATGTCGATAAAACATTTTTTAGCCGATCACCATTGTTCACAAAAGACCTTGTTGGATTTGATTGAACTTGGGATCAAAATTAAACAAAGCCCAGAGCAATTTAACCATGCACTCAGTGGTAAATCCGTGGTGATGCTGTTTGAGAAGCCTTCGCTAAGAACTCACATCAGTTTTGATGTAGGTATTCAAAAGCTTGGCGGTCACAGTCTGTATTTGGGACAACAAAATGGTCACTTAGGTGAACGTGAAAGAATAAAAGATTTGGCTCAAAATCTAGCCTGTTGGTGTGATGCGATAGTTGCTCGGGTATACAAACAAAGTGTTCTTGATGAAATGGCCGAACATGGGTCAATACCAGTGATTAATGCGTTAAGCGACCTTTATCACCCTTGTCAGGCGCTAGCGGATTATATGACCTTGACCGAGCAGTTTGGCTCGTTATCAGGGCTTAATTTTGCCTATGTTGGTGACGCCAATAATGTGTCTAATTCCTTGATGTTTATGGGGGCGATACTTGGAGTTAATGTCAGTGTTATCTGTCCTGAAGGGCATCAACCCGATACTCGTTCGATTGTTCAAGCTAAACAGCTTGCTGAGCAACACCAGTGTCGTTTAACGATTTCTAGCAACATTGATGAAATTGGTGAGCAAGATGTGATTTATACCGATACTTGGGTGTCGATGGGAGATAGTAAGTCGGATCAAACCTTAGCGAAGTTTTTGCCTTTTCAAGTAAATGAAAATCTTATGGCTAAAACCAAAGCCGCAAAGGTGATGCATTGTCAGCCAGCGCATATGGAGCAAGAAATCAGCCAAGCGGTTTTTGACTCACCACAGTCGCTGGCTATGATTCAGGCTGAAAACAGAATGTGGGCGCAAAATGCCGTGTTACTAACCTTATTAAAATAGTGGATAACAAGATGAAAAAAACAATTAATAAAGTGGTACTCGCCTATTCTGGTGGTCTAGATACATCGGCGATAATTCCATGGTTAAAAGAAAATTATGATGGTTGTGAAGTCATAGCTTTTTGTGCAGATGTCGGTCAAGGCGAAGAAGAACTGCAAGGAATTGAAGAAAAAGCATTAAAGTCGGGCGCAAGTGAATGCCATGTCGTCGACTTAAAAGAAGAATTTGTCAAAGACTACATTTTTCCGATCTTAAAAACAGGGGCCGTTTATGAAGGACAATACCTATTGGGTACCTCAATGGCGCGGCCCGTTATCGCCAAAGCACATGTTGAAGTAGCACTCAAAGTTGGTGCCGACGCGCTTTGTCATGGTTGCACCGGTAAAGGCAATGATCAAGTACGATTTGAAGCTTGCTTTGCTGCTTTAGCACCACAATTGCAGGTCATTGCCCCTTGGCGTGAATGGGATATGGTGTCACGAGAAGATTTACTGGCTTACCTTAAACAACGCGACATTCCCTGCTCGGCGTCCTTAACCAAAATTTATTCGCGTGACGCCAATGCATGGCATATCTCTCATGAGGGAGGAGAGCTTGAAGATCCATGGTGTGAACCGTCGAAAGAGGTTTGGACCATGACGGTCGATCCGCTTGATGCACCCGACTTGCCCGAGTCTTTGCTACTGTCTTTTGAACAAGGCGAATTGGTAGCTGTTGATGGCAACAGACTCAGCCCTTATCACGCCTTAGTGTATCTGAATCAACAGGCAGCCAAGCATGGGGTTGGCCGCATAGATATAGTTGAAAACCGACTTGTTGGAATGAAGTCCAGAGGCTGTTACGAAACCCCTGGTGGCACCGTATTAATGGCCGCGTATAAGGGCCTGGAGTCGCTTATTTTAGATAAAGAGGCTTTGAAATTTAGAGAAACTCTGGCCATTGACTTTTCGCATGTCATTTATGATGGGCGTTGGTTTACGCCGTTAGCTGAAGCGCAAATGGCGGCGACCAATAGCTTGGCCAAGGCGGTTACCGGTGACGTTGTTGTTAAGTTGTATAAAGGGCAAGCGGTGGTGACTCAACGACGCTCTCCAAACAGTCTTTATTCAGAAGAATTTGCCACTTTTGGCGCCGATGAGGTGTATGACCAAAAACATGCAGAGGGTTTTATACGCTTGTTTAGCTTATCGAGTCGAATTAAAGCACTAAAACAGCAGGAGGAATAAGATGGCGTTATGGGGAGGCCGATTTACGGCAAGCAGTAGTGATATATTCAAGTCATTTAATGATTCCTTATCCTTTGATCATGTCTTAGTTGAGCACGATATTTTAGGTTCCATTGGCTGGTCAAAAGCCATTCAAAAAGCTGGGGTAGTAACCTTAGAAGAGCAACAACAACTTGAGCAAGGGCTTCGTGATTTACGCAATAAAGTCAGCAACGGAGAGCTCGAAATTAGCCAAAGTAGCGCCGAGGATATTCACAGCTGGGTAGAATTGGAATTGACCGAAGTGCTGGGTGATGTGGCGAGAAAGCTGCATACAGGTCGTAGTCGAAACGATCAAGTGGCCACCGATCTGCGCTTGTGGGCTAAAGATCAAGTAGAGCAGTTACAACAGCAATTAAAATTATGTATTAGCCAGTTGATTAACCTTGCAGATAACAACAAGCAGCATATTTTACCTGGTTATACTCACTTACAACGAGCGCAACCGATCCGTTTTGCGCACTGGTGTTTGGCCTATGTCGAAATGTTTAAACGTGATATTTCGCGCCTACAAGATGCCTATCATCGTATGGATCAATGCCCTTTAGGCTCGGGGGCTCTAGCAGGAACAACCTTCGATATAGACCGCATTGAGTTAGCAACGTCGCTGGGCTTTCAAGGGCCATGCTTAAACAGCCTTGATGCGGTGTCAGATCGGGATTTTGTGCTCGATTTATTATTTGCCGCGAGCACAGGCATGATGCATTTATCTCGCTTTAGTGAAGATTTAATTTTCTTCAATTCAGGAGAAGCACACTTTATTACCTTAGGTGATCATGTCACCAGTGGAAGCTCTTTGATGCCACAGAAAAAAAATCCTGATGCCTTAGAGCTTATACGAGGTAAATGCGGGCGAGTGTATGGCGCCCTACAAAGTTTGTTGGTGACTTTAAAAGGTTTGCCTTTAGCCTACAACAAAGACATGCAAGAAGATAAACAAGGATTGTTTGATGCGCTTGAGCAGTGGACAAATTGTTTGGTGATGTCGGTGGAGGTGATAAGTTCGATTGAACTTAACAGCGCGGAATGTCAAAAAGCCGCTCGAGAGGGCTATGCTAATGCCACCGAACTGGCCGATTATTTGGTTGGTAAAGGCGTACCATTTCGTACCGCGCATGAAATTACCGGCACCGCTGTTTTGTATGCCATTAATCAAGGGGAGCCATTAGAAAACTTGCAGCTAAATGAATTAAAGCAATTTTCAGAATTAATTGAAGACGATGTTTTTAAAGTGCTGGATTTAGAATACCTCGTCGATAAGCGCAATATGTTAGGAGGTACCGGCATTGAGCCCATAGAAAAGGTCATTGCGCAAAGTCGGCAGCATTTTGGCTCGGCAGATTTTGTTGTTCGCGATGCGCGTTTAACCGATTTACGAGGCATTGTTAAATTAGTCAATTACTGGTCAGCGAAAGAAGAGAACCTGCCTCGCAGTGAAGAAGACTTGATCAAAAGTATTCGCGATTTTGCGGTTATTGAAGTGAAT
Encoded proteins:
- a CDS encoding ornithine carbamoyltransferase — its product is MKHFLADHHCSQKTLLDLIELGIKIKQSPEQFNHALSGKSVVMLFEKPSLRTHISFDVGIQKLGGHSLYLGQQNGHLGERERIKDLAQNLACWCDAIVARVYKQSVLDEMAEHGSIPVINALSDLYHPCQALADYMTLTEQFGSLSGLNFAYVGDANNVSNSLMFMGAILGVNVSVICPEGHQPDTRSIVQAKQLAEQHQCRLTISSNIDEIGEQDVIYTDTWVSMGDSKSDQTLAKFLPFQVNENLMAKTKAAKVMHCQPAHMEQEISQAVFDSPQSLAMIQAENRMWAQNAVLLTLLK
- a CDS encoding argininosuccinate synthase yields the protein MKKTINKVVLAYSGGLDTSAIIPWLKENYDGCEVIAFCADVGQGEEELQGIEEKALKSGASECHVVDLKEEFVKDYIFPILKTGAVYEGQYLLGTSMARPVIAKAHVEVALKVGADALCHGCTGKGNDQVRFEACFAALAPQLQVIAPWREWDMVSREDLLAYLKQRDIPCSASLTKIYSRDANAWHISHEGGELEDPWCEPSKEVWTMTVDPLDAPDLPESLLLSFEQGELVAVDGNRLSPYHALVYLNQQAAKHGVGRIDIVENRLVGMKSRGCYETPGGTVLMAAYKGLESLILDKEALKFRETLAIDFSHVIYDGRWFTPLAEAQMAATNSLAKAVTGDVVVKLYKGQAVVTQRRSPNSLYSEEFATFGADEVYDQKHAEGFIRLFSLSSRIKALKQQEE
- the argH gene encoding argininosuccinate lyase translates to MALWGGRFTASSSDIFKSFNDSLSFDHVLVEHDILGSIGWSKAIQKAGVVTLEEQQQLEQGLRDLRNKVSNGELEISQSSAEDIHSWVELELTEVLGDVARKLHTGRSRNDQVATDLRLWAKDQVEQLQQQLKLCISQLINLADNNKQHILPGYTHLQRAQPIRFAHWCLAYVEMFKRDISRLQDAYHRMDQCPLGSGALAGTTFDIDRIELATSLGFQGPCLNSLDAVSDRDFVLDLLFAASTGMMHLSRFSEDLIFFNSGEAHFITLGDHVTSGSSLMPQKKNPDALELIRGKCGRVYGALQSLLVTLKGLPLAYNKDMQEDKQGLFDALEQWTNCLVMSVEVISSIELNSAECQKAAREGYANATELADYLVGKGVPFRTAHEITGTAVLYAINQGEPLENLQLNELKQFSELIEDDVFKVLDLEYLVDKRNMLGGTGIEPIEKVIAQSRQHFGSADFVVRDARLTDLRGIVKLVNYWSAKEENLPRSEEDLIKSIRDFAVIEVNGQVCACAALYIYSTGLAEIRSLGVSTNHQGKGYGKKLCEFLLARAKELSLLKVFVLTRKPDFFLKLDFAKSDKQALPEKVMKDCDLCPKQTCCDEEALEFQLHDYHEVAEAKKIEVLYL